The genomic segment GAGTTACAGTCTTCATTTTGTCCGCATTCTAACATTACTGTGTCTAAATGAGCTGCTTTGATTTGTTTAGCGATCGCCAGTATAGCTTGACGATTTAGATAATATTTCTCTAAATCCTCTCCATATCCCGCTATTTTGATAATTCCGCGCAGCTTGACTGTATCTATTCCTACCTCGCTTCTGATTGCTTTAGCTCTGTTAAACAAGCTTTTTTGCAGTTGCCCTTCCGCTCTAAGTAGCTCTACAATTTCTCTTTTAGTTAGATACTCGATATCGGTAAATTCTTCTGAAGAAAATATTTTCATGACTTCAAACTAGGTATAATCTTTATAGAAATTGAAGTTTTATCATTAATTAATTGGGAAATAGTTAATGACTGGTTTAATCCAAAAAAACAGAAAAGTATGATATTTTATCCTAGACACTATGATTTTAATCTGGTTTTATGACTGAGATCAAATACTTAGTTAGGATGGGGATCACTGACTAAATGCCAGTGACTAGCTTAGAATTGATAATCAATAATTAGGTCGTAAAATAATTTCTGTTATTTAAATGATGATAGCACAAAGTTGCTTGCTAGGTTAACTTAATCTTAAGATTTATGAATAGTCTCTATGACGCTTAAACGTAGTAATAAAAACAACCTATATATAGCGCTACGCGCCGGGGAAAGGGGAAAGGTAGACGCTTATAATTACTTTAGCGGTTTCAATTGTCCTAACTTTAATGCGTACTGCTATACTTGCTCAAAAGCGGCTAATCAGTCTACGATTTGACTTGGATCGATACTATTAACAAAATAAAGGAGCTCTGTGTCTCCGGTACTAGAATGAGTGTTTATTTCCACTTTGGCTTGAGGTTGTTTAGCATAGATTGAGTCCGTTTTTCTGTCTGGAAAGAGATTTCCCACGAAAAAATCAACGGTAGTTTTTTTCAACCATCCTTTTAAGACGGCGATCGCCCCAAACTTCAGCCAGTTAGTCTGTTGTTCCTTGAGAATGGCCTCGATTTGCTGCTCATTTAACAAACCCGCTTCCATGAGATAGTATCCTAGGGGGCGTTTTTGTGGACTAGCGATCTTGTCGTACCATTGTTGTGCGAAAAAATCTGCAGTTTCTTGCTTGATCCAACCTCGTAAGGCGAGGATTTCACCTAAGTGTAACTCCTGATGATATTTTTGGTCCATCAGGGCTGTTTCTATTTGAGCAGGTGAGATGAGATCGGCTTCTTGTAAAATTTCACCGATTTTCCTACGTTTTACTATAGTTAAATCGCAATGCCAATAGTCTTTAGGAACGTAAATACAAGGCTCTGAAATAATTACTTTGGGTTGGGACATATATAAATCATCCCTGGAAAAGAAACTTACTTAATCATTATATCTTTGTTACACAGGTTTTGAGAAGAGTGTCAAGATATTTAAACTAACAGTATAATTACCGTTTACTTTTGGTTTCTTTTTTGATGGTAATAATGTTTTAAAGAAAAATTTTAAAAACTTGCTTTTAGTCTATCTTTATGTTAATCTTTTGCGTGTAACACTTTTAAACGACTATGGTTCAAACCATAGGTTAAAAGTAATATACCTATTTTTCAACTAACTTGTTTATGAACAGAAATCTTTTTAAAACATTTCCTGCTATTGCGGCAACGGCTTCTCTAACGCTTATCGCTAGTTTGGGGTTCTCTAACGCTACTTTGGCACAAAATGGTCCTATCAGACCTGGTTTTAATAGTGGTAACCTCCCTCGTAATGATGATGGCTCAACTGAATTTATCGATCTTTCCTTTGACCTAAACTTTTTTGGTGCTGACTACGAAGGGTTATACGTTAACAACAACGGTAACGTTACTTTTGAGGGACCCCTAAGCACTTTTACCCCCTTTGGCTTAGCTAACGTTGAAACACCGATCATCGCTCCATTTTTCGCCGATGTGGATACGAGAAATGAAGACTCTGCTATAGTAACCTATGGTTCAGGACAAGTAGACGGTCGCCCTGCTTTTGGTGTTAACTGGGACAGTGAAGGTGTAGGATATTTTAGTAATAGAGCTGATAAGCTGAACCAATTCCAGTTAGTTGTGGTTGATCGCTCTGATACCGGTGCGGGAAACTTTGATTTTGAGTTTAACTACAATCAGATCGAATGGGAAACTGGAGACGCTAGTCAGGGACAAAATGGTTTAGGCGGAGTTTCTGCTGCGGTTGGTTACTCCAATGGTTTAGTAGGTGATGATAACGTTTCACTAGAATTTATCGGTTCTCGCGCACCTGGTACTTTCCTAGACAATGGGATCGCACCTTTAATTGAGAGTAGTTTGAATAGTGGAGTAGATGGACGCTACCGCTTTGCTGTACGAGATGGGGACCAAATTCCTCCAGGGACAACACCAGAAGAACCCGTGTTACCCGATGTTGATCCTGAGAACCCTCAGTTATTCAACTTTGCTAATATACCCATCGGACAGAATGGTTTTGGTGTTCAACCAGATTTACCCCTGTTTTTCGACCCAGAGATAGCGGTTGGTTACAACTACGAGATTACCGACGGACCAGGTTTTGCTTCTATCTTGATTCCTGAAGCATTACCCAATGGTGATAGCGAGTTTTTACTAGAATTACCAGGATTTTCTGATCCCTTTACTCTGATTGCGGGAACTTCCTTTAATTTACTAGAACAGAATCCCAATGGTTTTAGACGTTTTAGTATTACGGGAATTGATCCTGAAGAATTGCTCGATCCTACTGATACATTGGCTTTTGTCACAGGTTTAACCTTTACCGAAGCGGGAGTCGTTTCTTTCACTCAATCGGCGATCGTCGAAGATACTAATGGCGGCGGCGGTGGTGAACCCATACCAGAACCTACCACCATGTTAGCTAGCATTCTTATCGGTTTTGCTGGTCTTAAATTGAAAGCAAAAAGAAAATAAGCATAATTAAATAATATTTTGGTTTCAACCTTCGTCAATAACGAGGGTTTTTTTTCAGTATTGTTAATTAATATTTATAGAGATAGAGGCAAGAGGCGATCTGGTAGGATCTTAGTCAGGAGAGGCGATCGCTCTTTTTAGAATAATGCCTTGACAAAACTGCTCTTTATCGGTTATACTCTTAGTACAATGGTAATCCTTGCGCGCTTAGAATTGACTTCCACACAAGTCTTAAAACTCATTTCCCAATGATAGATCACGACCGCCTCTTTAAAGAATTTATCTCAACCTTTTTCTGGGAATTTATCGCCCTGTTCCTACCCTCAGTTTCGGAATATGTAGAAACAGACTCTTTAACCTTCCTACCCCAAGAAGTTTTTAGCGACGTTACCTCTGGACAAAAAAGAGAAATAGATTTGCTCGCACAAGTCAAATTCCAAGGGCAAGATAGCTGCTTTCTCTTAAGTTACTCATGCGCGCGATCGCACTTTCGGCGAGCTCCTGAGTGAGCGATCGCTTTTGTTGCATAGCGAGGGAAATGATGTCAATCTTACGTTACATACATAAATAAATGGACAAAGATACTAAATTTGCTTTACTGGTAATCGGTTTACCTTTTCTGGGGTTGGTTTATTGCGGTATGATTATTGCTTTTTTAATTATGTCTCCCTTCGGTCGCGATCATCCTATTCTTACTGGTACGGGTTTTACTGTGGTTCCCTTTGGTTTTGCCGCCTACATCTGGATACGCGCTTCAGCTAAAGCTTATCGCAAGTAGTTAATGCGGATGGCGAGATTTGAACTCGCATGACCTGAGTCACACGCCCCTCAAGCGTGCGTGTCTACCGTTCCACCACATCCGCGCTTGCCTTTGCTATAGTAACAGATATCAAGCAAAAAAACAACCATAATGTCTGAGCTTTTGTGGCAACTACAATCAACTTCGGTAATACCCCAAGAGTTAATAGATTTAGTGCAAAGTCATCTTCCTGAATCAAGAGGGATTTACGGCGCTACACTGTTGCATCAGAGAGGAATTTCGGTAACTGCAGCTAAAGCTTTTATTAATCCAGATGAGTATCAACCTACTGGGGGGGATGCTTTTGGACAAGAGATGAAAAGAGCCCTACAGCGGTTGCAAAAGGCGATTGAAGAGAGAGAAAAAGTAACGATTTGGGGCGATTTTGACGCCGATGGTATTACCGCTACTTGTGTACTCTGGGAGGGTTTGAGTACCTTCTTGCAGCAGGGAGAAACCCTAGACTACTATATACCCGATCGCTTTAGAGAATCTCACGGTTTAAATAGCCAGGGTATAACTGAATTAGCAAACCGGGGGACTCAATTGATCGTAACTTGCGATACCGGGAGTAATAATTTAGAAGAAATAGCTTTAGCCAGAGAGTTGGGTATAGATATTATTATCACCGACCATCATACTTTGCCAGAGGATCGCCCCGAAGTAATCTCGATTATCAATCCTCGTTATTTCGCTTCAACTCATCCCCTGTATCATCTTTCGGGGGTAGCGGTAGCGTATAAACTGATGGAATCTCTGTATCTGAGTTTAGAACAACCCGCACCAGAAAGCTTACTGGATTTGGTGGCGATCGGTTTAATCGCCGATTTGGTAGAGTTAAAGGGTGACTGTCGCTACTTAGCTCAACTGGGAATTAAACAGCTACAAAAACAGAATAACCTGGATACTGCTACTCGTTTGGGAGTGCATTACTTATTGGCGTATTGTCAAAGAAATGGCGATCGCCCTACGGATATCGGTTTTGGAATTGGTCCGAGAATTAACGCTGTTAGCCGTATCTATGGTGAGAGTAGCTTCTTGGTTGAGTTATTAACCTCAAAAGACGCCAAACAATGCCAAAAGTTAGCCGAGAAAGCTGAGTTAGCCAATACCAGACGCAAAGAGTTGCAAAAAAACACCACTAAAGAGGTGAAAAAAAAGCTCACACAGCTAGATTTATCCACCACATCGGTTATTGTTTTAGCTGATTCCCAATGGTCCACTGGGGTTTTGGGTTTAGCTGCTAGTGCGATCGCCAGAGAATATCATCGTCCTACCATTTTATTAACTATCTTGGATGATCTAGCTATGGGTTCGGCGCGATCTATCGATAATCTAGATTTATACGAACTAGTAAAATCTCAAGTTCATCTTTTGCTGCGTTTTGGTGGACATCCCTTCGCTGCGGGTTTGAGTCTTCCTGTAGAGAATTTACCTTTATTTATCGAGGGGATTAATCAAATAGCCAGGAGTATCGTCAATCCTAGTAATCGTCTCTCTATTCTTACCATAGATTTAGTCGTTACCGTTAAAGAGTTGGGCAAGAATTTGTTTCAAGAACTTAAATTATTAGAGCCTCTGGGTATGGGTAATCCAACACCGCGATTGTTACTAAAAAATTGTACTTTTAGGGAGATTAAAAACAAAAACTTCGAAGATTATCGACGTAAGACAATACAATACATTAAAACCACTTTTTTACTCTACGATGATTCAGTAGCAGAAGGCTTTCCCGGTATCTGGTGGGAACACTATAGCCATGAGTTACCCTTAGATGAACTTTGTGACTTAGTAGTAGAATTAGATTA from the Gloeocapsa sp. PCC 73106 genome contains:
- a CDS encoding nidogen-like domain-containing protein; its protein translation is MNRNLFKTFPAIAATASLTLIASLGFSNATLAQNGPIRPGFNSGNLPRNDDGSTEFIDLSFDLNFFGADYEGLYVNNNGNVTFEGPLSTFTPFGLANVETPIIAPFFADVDTRNEDSAIVTYGSGQVDGRPAFGVNWDSEGVGYFSNRADKLNQFQLVVVDRSDTGAGNFDFEFNYNQIEWETGDASQGQNGLGGVSAAVGYSNGLVGDDNVSLEFIGSRAPGTFLDNGIAPLIESSLNSGVDGRYRFAVRDGDQIPPGTTPEEPVLPDVDPENPQLFNFANIPIGQNGFGVQPDLPLFFDPEIAVGYNYEITDGPGFASILIPEALPNGDSEFLLELPGFSDPFTLIAGTSFNLLEQNPNGFRRFSITGIDPEELLDPTDTLAFVTGLTFTEAGVVSFTQSAIVEDTNGGGGGEPIPEPTTMLASILIGFAGLKLKAKRK
- the recJ gene encoding single-stranded-DNA-specific exonuclease RecJ; the protein is MSELLWQLQSTSVIPQELIDLVQSHLPESRGIYGATLLHQRGISVTAAKAFINPDEYQPTGGDAFGQEMKRALQRLQKAIEEREKVTIWGDFDADGITATCVLWEGLSTFLQQGETLDYYIPDRFRESHGLNSQGITELANRGTQLIVTCDTGSNNLEEIALARELGIDIIITDHHTLPEDRPEVISIINPRYFASTHPLYHLSGVAVAYKLMESLYLSLEQPAPESLLDLVAIGLIADLVELKGDCRYLAQLGIKQLQKQNNLDTATRLGVHYLLAYCQRNGDRPTDIGFGIGPRINAVSRIYGESSFLVELLTSKDAKQCQKLAEKAELANTRRKELQKNTTKEVKKKLTQLDLSTTSVIVLADSQWSTGVLGLAASAIAREYHRPTILLTILDDLAMGSARSIDNLDLYELVKSQVHLLLRFGGHPFAAGLSLPVENLPLFIEGINQIARSIVNPSNRLSILTIDLVVTVKELGKNLFQELKLLEPLGMGNPTPRLLLKNCTFREIKNKNFEDYRRKTIQYIKTTFLLYDDSVAEGFPGIWWEHYSHELPLDELCDLVVELDYCNKTYQIRLIDWQKADSTRTAEANGQSWLLDWRSQRQETPDTTSISVIETCPKDWTQITQPYYQARLKQQHLALAYHGPDATPGLDTWRRLLGIAKYLQRTQTVISRQQLTVVLQISDRALELGLQSLSSLGFTITKLKPESIKICDYQPSQLITDAKISSFLELVTEEQFQQQYFTQVPLETVEKTLNDVL